The genomic segment AGCAGCAGTCAGCCCTCCCTGGAACTGCCACTAGAGTCGAGTCCTCGGAGCCCTTACCACAGCATGCCATCTTCTTTGCATTTGAGGACAGCTGTCGTGGCCCCCCGGCATCTCTCTCCCAGGCGGTGTATCCTTAGTTCCTTTGGAGGTTCGGTTTCCAGCCCTACTGAAGACTCTGGGTTTTCTCTGTGCTCAGAACTGTCTGCAGCTCCCCGATCCTGTCTGACGAAGGCAGGGTGAAGAACTCTCAGCTTTCTCATTCTAGATGTTTTCCCTGGAAAACTTTTGGCAGACACATCTCACTGTGGATTCGTTAGACACTTGCTGTCAACCAAACTCCTGTGGCCTtttcacacacacaggcacacatactGCCGTTGCCATCCTGCACTTATAAAGTTGATTTATTCAACCTGAGAGCAAGACTTCACATTATGCTGTTAAATTTCATCATTCCAGCCTGTTGGGCTATTTAGGGATCTTTACTGACATCCAAGTATCAGTTACATTCACGTCATTCACACATTTGATACACACCTCATTTATGTCTACGCTGAAGTCAGTGTAAAAAAATCCCAGGCTGTGCCCTCAGACCTCCTGCTGACACCGATCTACTTGAGGGCGGGCGTTGTCTTGATAGAGATGTTTGTCCGCGTGGCACTGAGTCCAGCACCTGAAGTACCAGCTACCTCTTGCTTCTCTGTTCTGTCCTCAAGCTCATTCTCAGACGTTTGGCAGCCGCCACGCTGAAACCCAGAGACACTGACTGCAGAACTCCCCTGCTTTCCCCTTGTACTGACCTGCCCCCAAAGGAAACACAGCACGGTTTTGCTGAGCCCATGCCAGCTGCATAGCATCCTTCCTTCTCTATTTGTGGTCCAGGAGCGGGGATGAAGCTGTTGATGTGACTGTGTCTGGTGCTTACAGATATCTCAGCTCCCCTACGTGGTTATATGTGTTAAACAACTTCTAAGACAAATTGATGGTAAGCTTGTGTTGAAATTTTGTATCAAACTTGCCATAAGGGCAGAGGTTCCTGAACAAGCCAATCGAAAtgcagtcatgtgtcacttaatgacagggctACATTCCAAGAAAtatgttgttaggtgatttttgtCATCGTGCAAACGTTATactgtacttacacaaacctagatggtgtagcccaGTATACACCCAGGCTTTATGGTATAGCCgattgctcctaggctgcaaacccacacagcatgttactgtagtgaacactgtaggcaactgtaacataaTGGCAAGTATctgaaaaggtacagtaaaaatacagtactaTAATCTTTTGGGACCACTGTCACATTTGTGATCTGTTATTGACTGACACattgttatgcagcacatgactgttaTTCTCTCTTGGGAGAAGCATtcctagggaaaaaaaggagTCCTGTTTAAAGATGATTAGGCTGGTCAGTCATTTAGGTCAGTAACCTTCATTCCTCAGAaggagttcttttaaaaattttttgtagagatacggtcttgctgtgttgccccggctggtcttggaactcctggcctcaagtgatcctcctgcctcggcctcctaaagtgctgggattacaggctgagctaccatgcctggtcAGGAGTTCTTGATGTCATTAAGGCCTGAGCTGAAGCTATTTATCAGTAATGCAGACTACTTCGTAGAAAGGATTACTGATCACATCAGACCCAAAGTTCTGCCTCAGCTCAGGTTTGGTTCCTCTCCTCATTCCTGGCTATGTGCTCAGGGAAtgcaatttaattttcatattaatataatatgtgtACATGATTTAAATGTTGTTCTCCATAAAAAAACCATTCAATGCTCTCAGAGTTTTGTTTTCAAGAAGATGTTTGTccaagtataattttcaaaaagttaaaaacatgactCTTATACAAACATAGAATGAATTAAGCTTTTATTTAACTGATTAATTAATGATAGAACTAATAAGATGGTAAAGTTGGTTCAAAGGAGAATTTAAGGAATGGAAATGTGTATATCAGTCCAATGAATGTTGAAATGAATTTACTAATAGATACAAAACTGGCTAATGTCCTATGGGGCAAGACAATTATAATGTTTGGGGTGATCTTTTAGATAACAAAGTCAGTGGTACATTTTCTAGATAATTAAATATTCCTGGAGTGAGCCTGTTAAACAGTATTCCAGTATAATTTGGAAAGGCATTCATTCTTCATCTTGTATTTCCAGGCGTgtgataatttttctttacacAGTCATTGCAATGAGATGACCAATTTCATTCTGTGCTGAACGGAGTGTACATTGGTATAATCTTTCTGGAAAGCTATTTGGCAATGTGTgttaataacttaaaaattttcataCCCTTTGACCTAGTAATTTCACTTGTAAGAAGACATAATCAGAGATTCAGTCAAAGATTTGTGTACCACACTCATTCAATAAGTGTTTTGAGCATGCTGTATGCAGATGGCTCATCACAGTTTTTTGTTTATTACAAAAAGTTGTGAACAATTCAAATTCCAATAATTGAGAGTAAATTATGGTGTCCTCTAAAACATAATGTGGCTATTACAAATGatagttttgaaagttctttatgaGAAAAGTCAAGATGCAAAACCATGTATGTTTTGTTATctgaattatatatatacaaaaatacagagagaaaaataacgaAAGTAACCAAGGTATTAACAATAAATATCTTTGATATAGGATTAtaagttgtttatttttgttttctaaattttctacagtgGAACTTTTGAAGCTTTTATAAccagataaaaaaattaataagagttTGCAATGCATTCCAGAAATAAGTGCCTCCAACTGCCTGCCATTTGAGGTGATTCATGccttctctgcctgccttccccacctTCCACACTGGGGCCGTGCTCCAGGCTTGCCATTTCCAGCCGTGGAAGTAGAGAGCAGCAGGGGAGTGAGGCCCTGGCGCTGAGAGCGGAGGGCTGCCCTGTTTGTATCTCCTTGTTGCTGTAGACATCACAGGGAGCCCCAGGCCATCACAGCTGGGAAGCCCAGGGTGTCCCAAGGTGTGGCAAAAGGCCTTTAGGGTAGTCAGAGTCCAAAAGGGAGCTTCCTAATTCCCAGCTGGGGAATCGAGATTTCCAGCGAGTCCCTGTTTCTATGTGGAGATCAACACACTGACTCTTAGGCACTGGCCCAGTGGGTCCCAGCGGGTCGAAGCCTtggctgcatgttagaatcacctgggggaccGTTAAACAAACACTGTTGCCAGGACCCCACCTGCAGTCCATTGAGTCTGACTTTTTAGGTGTGGGCCCCAACATCAGTGTTTTTTCAGAAGTTCCCGGACTGACTTAAATGCACAATGAATGTTGAAACCACCAGACTGGAGATAGCACATCTGTTAATGGGCCCAATATTCAAGGCCCTCTGCTGGCGGCTCCCACTCCCATTGCACCACCAGGAACCCTCGACCCCTCCTACCTGTTTGCTTTGGCAAACTCCTGCACCCTTCAGCCGAGCATattcattccctccttccctgacGTGCCCCTGGCATAGTTAATGGTTATCCCTAGAGGACTTTTTGTCTTTGTTCCCTTGGGATTAGGTCAAGTGAGGCAGCCTCCCCAAGACTAAGATCTCTGAGGAGAATTGAGCCACCGTCTTTGTACCTCTGGTTCCTGGTACGGAGTAACTTCTTGACAGTTTTCAAGtgaatgaacaaaagaataaacGAATTAAGTGCTGCTTCCCATCATCTGATAACAGAACTATACTTTGACGTTTTGATTTTCAGGGTGTGCAGATCATAGTGTTTCCAGAAGATGGCATTCATGGATTCAACTTTACAAGAACATCCATTTACCCATTTTTGGACTTCATGCCGCCTCCCCGGTTGGTCAGGTGGAACCCATGCCTGGAGCCCCACCGTTTCAATGACACGGAGGTGTGTGAGGATTCTGGCTTTCTTCCTCAGTAGACTGACGGCACGCAGAGACGAACCAAGTGGGAGGCCAAAAGCCAAAACATGTTAACTAAGATTGAAAGCAGACCCTAGGATCCAAAACAATCAGACCCAAACTCCCCAAATTCCATGTGCCACGTATTTATTCGGTTACAGAATATCTGATATTATAAGGCATTACGCATCTATGGATCCTTTCATTTATTAACTGCACAAGAAATACATGAATCTATActtaaaccaaaccaaaacaaaccaaacagaagtaaaaataggaaaagcCACTTTCACCATAGCCTGCCCCTCATCCTACTTCCTTTTGTAGAGAAACTGCCATCAACAATTTAATGTGCATTCAACTATATTCTTTTCTATGCGTTTCATAGCAATTGACATCCTCTTTTTTAGCACATTATAtgcttattcttttttaactCTTGTAATTATCAGCAGTGTTTTAATGAATATCCTTATAAACATGTCCAAGTTTTTCTAtagataaaacttttagaaatggaattcctcaaaaaatttttagaaattgaattcatatatacattttaaattacattaaagaGTACCAAATTTACCCCTTAAAAAAACTTTGATTTCACTGTGCATCCGCTGTAATAGGATATGAGTACCTGTTTTCCCACTCTTTGGTCAACGCAAGATAGAataatcttttgaatttttttcaatcttatgAAGGCAAAaagggatatctcattgttttaatttgcatttccctattacTAAAAAAATTGAGCATTTTTGCAAATGTTTCTTGCATCTGTATTTGTTCTGTGAATCacctgttcatatcctttgcatGTTTTTCAGTAGTGATTGCTTTTTATTGATTTGGTGATAGCTGTTTATATATAATGGACACAAGtacttttctacttaaaaatatgAGGCCAAAGGAAGGATTTAAAAAACCCATGTAATTATACCTTTTTTCCTCTAGGTCCTCCAGCGCCTGAGTTGTATGGCCATCAAGGGAGACATGTTCTTGGTGGCCAATCTTGCAACAAAGCAGCCTTGTCATAGCAGTGACCCAGCATGCCCAAATGATGGGAGATACCAGTTTAACACAAATGTTGTGTTCAGCAATAATGGAACCCTTGTTGACCGTTACCGTAAACACAACCTGTATtttgaggcagcttttgataccCCTCTTCAAGTGGATCACATCACCTTCGATACCCCCTTTGCTGGCAAGTTTGGTGTCTTCACTTGCTTTGACATACTGTTCTTTGACCCTGCCGTCAGGATCCTGAGAGACTCTGAGGTGAAGCACATCGTTTATCCAACTGCCTGGATGAACCAGCTCCCGCTCTTGGCAGCTATTGAGATTCAGAAAGCTTTTGCCGTTGCCTTTGGCATCAATGTTCTGGCAGCTAACATCCACCACCCATTCCTAGGGATGACAGGGAGTGGCATACACACCCCTCTGAAGTCCTTTTGGTACCATGACATGGAAAACCCCAGAGGTCACCTTATAATTTCCCAGGTAGCCAAAAATCCCCGGAGTCTCATTGGTACAGAGAATGCAACAGGTAAAATGGACCTATCCcatagtaagtttttaaaaatcttatcagGCGAACCGTACTGTGAAAAGGATGCCCAAGAAGTCCATTGTGATGAAGCCACCACGTGGAACATGAATGCCCCTCCCACATTTCACTCTGAGATGATGTATGACAATTTCACCCTGGTGCCTGTCTGGGGGAAGGAGGGCTATCTTCAAGTCTGTTCAAATGGCCTCTGTTGCTATTTGCTTTACAAGAGGCCCACCTTGTCCAAAGAGCTGTATGCGCTGGGGGTCTTTGATGGACTTCACACAGTGCATGGCACTTACTATATTCAAGTTTGTGCCCTGGTCAAGTGTGGGGGTCTTGGCTTTGACACCTGTGGCCAGGAGATCACAGAGGCCACAGGCATATTTGAGTTTCACCTCTGGGGGAACTTCAGCACATCCTATAtctttcctttgtttctgacCTCAGGGATGACCCTAGAAATCCCCGACCAGCTTGGCTTGGAGAATGACCACTATTTCTTGAGAAAGAGTGAGCTGTCCTCTGGCCTGGTGACGGCGGCTCTCTACGGGCGGTTGTATGAGAGGGACTAGGAAAAGTGTGTGGTCTGTGGGGTGGACTCTGGCCGTCACGTGGACAGCCCTGCACTTCCACAGGCTGCAGCTCACAGCACTGGGACCACGTCTCTGCCCTAGGGACAGAAGCCCACTTCTTTGGCACCAGATCCCACCCTGGGAACCGTGGGAAGAAGTAGGGGAGACAGATTCCCTCAGTGTCTCTTCCTCTTAAACGTCAATTATTGAGACATTCTCTGGTATTTCCTATTCACATTTGTCTTTTTCAAGCCACATCTGCCTCTAATAAATCTCTCAGTACACAATTGGTTTTAagagctaaaacaaaaataaatgtcagtttatattttatatacccACAAAGCagtggtttggggtttttttttttccttgttgttgATCAAGTGACACCCAGGACATGTAAATATTTCACAAGCCTCGAAGAATTTGTAAGGTAAGAAACAAACTCTAAAAGCTAAAGCTGTACCAGAAATGGCTGCTGCGGGGACCCTTCCCATTCTGGCCAACGAGAACGCTATCCAGAGGAAACGGCAATGCCGGCGCCACCAGCAGCGTCAGAAACAGctttaaaacagctttaaaaatagaaaagaagtttTTCTTACCTCTGCCTGTCAGTAAACGGAACGTGTAGGCAGGACTTGGCATGACTGGAAGGAGAGCAGTGCTCTGGGTGGAGGGTGGATGGGCCTGGAAAATGAGGAGAGGGAGGCAGCGATGGAAGCTATGAGTAACAGGATTCTTTCTGTACAGCGCGTCCCATCCACGGATTCCAGGGACCTTAGTAAATCGAGGTGGCTGTGGGCAAGAATTGGGCAAACCGCCCAACTGTGCAGGATGGAATGATGCCAGTACAATTCATCTGCGGCCCCACGGAGGGCCTCCCTTTTGCAGTGAGGCTCGGCAGCCATCAAGATAACTTGCAAGAACTGCCATGGAGGTTGGGCCACTCTGGTCACGCGCTGATTTAATAACTCAACAGGTACAGAATAGAGGCTTCCCTCAATAGTAGTTCCAGGTGCAAAACCATCAGATTCGGGaggctggagacatttttaggCCACTGATTTCTTTATAATTCGCGTCCAACATTTCAAAGCCATTCAAAAAAGATTTTGACTTCATGCCTAGTAACTGTTtcagatcattttttaaagtgcagAATAGATAGTTAGTTTTCAGTGATTTGCCACTTAAATGTTAAGGCCATTTAGTTTTTACTCCttttcaaattagtttttttttttttttgtttaaatggtataggctttaaaaatacaaaatgttataaagcaaaaactgaaagtCCCTCCCCATTCCTCTGCAGTGGGGTCTTCCAGACCCGTTTCTGCCCTTTCTGCAGGATTGCTAGGGCTTGGAT from the Eulemur rufifrons isolate Redbay chromosome 7, OSU_ERuf_1, whole genome shotgun sequence genome contains:
- the BTD gene encoding biotinidase isoform X2, with product MVCAMSGAGSQLALFLCGCYVVALGVHAAEPCVAEHQEAEYYVAAVYEHQSILSPDPLALTSRKQALELMNQNLDVYEQQVMTAAQKGVQIIVFPEDGIHGFNFTRTSIYPFLDFMPPPRLVRWNPCLEPHRFNDTEVLQRLSCMAIKGDMFLVANLATKQPCHSSDPACPNDGRYQFNTNVVFSNNGTLVDRYRKHNLYFEAAFDTPLQVDHITFDTPFAGKFGVFTCFDILFFDPAVRILRDSEVKHIVYPTAWMNQLPLLAAIEIQKAFAVAFGINVLAANIHHPFLGMTGSGIHTPLKSFWYHDMENPRGHLIISQVAKNPRSLIGTENATGKMDLSHSKFLKILSGEPYCEKDAQEVHCDEATTWNMNAPPTFHSEMMYDNFTLVPVWGKEGYLQVCSNGLCCYLLYKRPTLSKELYALGVFDGLHTVHGTYYIQVCALVKCGGLGFDTCGQEITEATGIFEFHLWGNFSTSYIFPLFLTSGMTLEIPDQLGLENDHYFLRKSELSSGLVTAALYGRLYERD
- the BTD gene encoding biotinidase isoform X1, coding for MPSRFMVCAMSGAGSQLALFLCGCYVVALGVHAAEPCVAEHQEAEYYVAAVYEHQSILSPDPLALTSRKQALELMNQNLDVYEQQVMTAAQKGVQIIVFPEDGIHGFNFTRTSIYPFLDFMPPPRLVRWNPCLEPHRFNDTEVLQRLSCMAIKGDMFLVANLATKQPCHSSDPACPNDGRYQFNTNVVFSNNGTLVDRYRKHNLYFEAAFDTPLQVDHITFDTPFAGKFGVFTCFDILFFDPAVRILRDSEVKHIVYPTAWMNQLPLLAAIEIQKAFAVAFGINVLAANIHHPFLGMTGSGIHTPLKSFWYHDMENPRGHLIISQVAKNPRSLIGTENATGKMDLSHSKFLKILSGEPYCEKDAQEVHCDEATTWNMNAPPTFHSEMMYDNFTLVPVWGKEGYLQVCSNGLCCYLLYKRPTLSKELYALGVFDGLHTVHGTYYIQVCALVKCGGLGFDTCGQEITEATGIFEFHLWGNFSTSYIFPLFLTSGMTLEIPDQLGLENDHYFLRKSELSSGLVTAALYGRLYERD